One genomic window of Deinococcus aetherius includes the following:
- a CDS encoding FAD-dependent oxidoreductase, with protein MTEIRTDILIVGGGLGGVAAALAALRLGRRVVLTEETDWLGGQLTAQAVPPDEAWWIEDAGATASYRRLRHLVREYYRTHYPLREEVRAQEHLNPGLGNVSRLCFEPRVGVAVIEAMLAPWRAGGQLRVLMNHRPVRAETNGDRVTGVEVESSATSNRTFIHARYVLDATELGDLLDLAGVEHVVGAESQDDTGELHALPGPANPLDQQAVSWCLAVDHLPGEDHTIEKPEDYDFWRTYQAPFWPGPQLAWTDVHPITLQPRTRDLFGDPVVQLHRGDFWHYRRIFCKDQYPEGLYPSDITLVNWPHIDYWLGPIVGVSEEEKRCHLRGARQLSLSMLYWMQTEAPRHDGRGEGYPGLRLRPDVVGTEAGGPEDGLAKSVYVRESRRIRAEFTVLEQHVGVQARAGLTGAETFPDSVGIGQYRIDLHPSTAGRTYVDVESYPFQIPLGALIPVRVENLLPAGKNMGTTHITNGCYRLHPVEWNVGEAAGALAAYCLERDLTPRQVRNTAEHRQDFQALLTVDLGFELAWHERYRLTASPGF; from the coding sequence ATGACCGAGATTCGGACGGACATCCTGATCGTGGGCGGCGGCTTGGGCGGCGTGGCGGCGGCCCTCGCGGCTTTAAGGCTGGGGCGACGTGTGGTGCTGACCGAGGAGACGGACTGGTTGGGCGGGCAACTCACCGCACAGGCCGTGCCCCCCGACGAGGCGTGGTGGATCGAGGACGCGGGAGCGACGGCCTCCTACCGCCGCCTGCGCCACCTCGTGCGCGAGTATTACCGGACGCATTACCCGCTGCGGGAGGAGGTGCGGGCCCAAGAGCACCTCAACCCTGGCCTGGGCAACGTGTCGCGCCTGTGCTTCGAGCCGCGCGTGGGGGTTGCCGTCATCGAGGCGATGCTGGCCCCGTGGCGGGCGGGCGGGCAATTGCGGGTTCTGATGAATCACCGGCCCGTGCGAGCGGAGACGAACGGGGACCGGGTGACGGGCGTGGAGGTCGAAAGCTCAGCTACAAGCAACCGCACCTTCATCCACGCGCGGTACGTCCTCGACGCGACCGAACTGGGCGACCTGCTCGACCTCGCCGGGGTGGAACACGTCGTGGGCGCGGAGAGTCAGGACGACACCGGGGAACTCCACGCCCTGCCTGGCCCGGCCAATCCCCTCGACCAGCAGGCGGTGAGCTGGTGCCTCGCTGTGGACCACTTACCCGGCGAGGACCACACCATCGAGAAGCCGGAGGACTACGACTTCTGGCGCACGTATCAGGCGCCCTTCTGGCCGGGTCCGCAACTCGCGTGGACGGACGTTCACCCCATCACCCTCCAACCGCGCACGCGTGACCTCTTCGGCGATCCGGTCGTTCAACTGCACCGGGGCGACTTCTGGCACTACCGCCGCATCTTCTGTAAGGACCAGTACCCGGAGGGCCTCTACCCCAGCGACATCACCCTGGTGAACTGGCCGCACATTGACTACTGGCTGGGACCCATCGTGGGCGTGAGCGAGGAGGAGAAGCGGTGTCACCTGCGCGGCGCGCGGCAACTCAGCCTCTCCATGCTGTATTGGATGCAGACGGAAGCGCCCCGGCACGACGGCAGGGGGGAAGGGTATCCGGGTCTGCGCCTGCGCCCCGACGTGGTGGGGACCGAGGCGGGAGGCCCCGAGGACGGCCTCGCCAAGAGCGTCTACGTGCGCGAGTCACGCCGCATCCGGGCAGAATTTACGGTGCTGGAGCAGCATGTGGGCGTTCAGGCGCGCGCGGGCCTGACGGGGGCCGAGACCTTCCCCGACAGCGTGGGCATCGGGCAGTACCGCATCGATCTGCACCCCTCGACGGCGGGCAGAACGTACGTGGACGTGGAGAGCTACCCCTTCCAGATACCGCTAGGCGCCCTGATCCCCGTGCGGGTGGAGAACCTGCTTCCGGCGGGCAAGAACATGGGCACCACCCACATCACCAACGGGTGTTACCGCCTGCACCCCGTCGAGTGGAACGTCGGCGAGGCGGCGGGGGCGCTGGCGGCGTACTGCCTGGAGCGGGACCTCACGCCACGTCAGGTGCGGAACACGGCTGAGCACCGGCAAGACTTCCAGGCCCTCCTCACGGTGGACCTCGGCTTCGAGCTGGCGTGGCACGAGCGTTACCGCCTGACGGCCTCGCCGGGGTTCTGA
- a CDS encoding substrate-binding periplasmic protein, which produces MVGVLAYLGLRQLPPDNSLALVRQAGVMSVCVPPEFPPFVTATPDGAQGREAELLRRAAARIGTSLEWNLQASWGTTPDPVDWGLRPESCQVLAGGIVVSPETQALMQPLPYAETGWALLTLDPAKPLGVLANHWGLNAEEAYDWADRQGQDFTAYDDAGEALAALRGGEVGRVLSLREEAEWLRGQLPGAGVQEVSELPRHTLALGMWKNSITLKRALTAALPQNPGEAVRR; this is translated from the coding sequence GTGGTCGGCGTCCTCGCGTACCTGGGCCTGCGCCAACTTCCGCCCGACAATTCCCTCGCGCTCGTGCGGCAGGCGGGGGTGATGAGCGTGTGCGTCCCGCCCGAATTCCCCCCCTTCGTCACGGCCACCCCAGACGGGGCGCAGGGGCGGGAGGCCGAGTTACTGCGCCGCGCCGCCGCCCGCATCGGCACCTCGCTCGAATGGAACCTTCAAGCGTCGTGGGGAACGACCCCGGACCCGGTGGACTGGGGCCTGCGCCCGGAGTCCTGTCAGGTGCTCGCGGGCGGGATCGTCGTCTCGCCGGAAACGCAGGCCCTCATGCAACCCCTGCCCTACGCCGAGACGGGCTGGGCGCTCCTGACGCTCGACCCGGCGAAACCCCTCGGCGTGCTGGCGAACCACTGGGGGCTCAACGCCGAAGAGGCCTACGACTGGGCCGACCGTCAGGGCCAGGACTTCACTGCCTACGACGATGCGGGCGAGGCCCTGGCCGCCCTGAGGGGGGGAGAGGTGGGCCGCGTCCTCTCCCTGCGGGAGGAGGCAGAGTGGCTGCGGGGGCAGCTTCCGGGCGCGGGGGTGCAGGAGGTGTCCGAGTTGCCCCGGCACACTCTCGCATTAGGCATGTGGAAGAACTCCATCACCCTCAAGCGGGCGCTGACCGCCGCCCTCCCTCAGAACCCCGGCGAGGCCGTCAGGCGGTAA